From the genome of Streptacidiphilus sp. PB12-B1b:
CCCAGAAGGCGGCGACGACCGGGTCGTTCATCCACTGCAGCAGCAGCCGCAGATCGCGCGGCAGCCGCACCGGCTGCAGCCGGAACGCGCCGAGCCGGGTCTCCATGACGCCCCAGCGGGCCACGCCGTCCAGCAGGTCCGCGCCCTGGCGGCGCAGGGCGGGCAGCGGCCGGCGCGGCGCCTGCGCGCGCGGCTCCTGCGCGGGGAAGGCCGGCGGGTGCGGCGCGTCGAGGGAGCCGTGCGGGCGGTGCCGGTGGTTCACGGGGTCGCCCCGGCGGCCTGGCGGGGGTGCCGGTCGGCGCTGCGGGCACCGGCGGCGGACGCGCCGGGGGCGAGCGGGTTGGCGAGGGCCACGTACACGGACTGGGTCTCGACCGGGCCGACCAGCTCGTCCAGGCCGCGCAGCCGGGTGAGCAGGTTGGCCTTGCAGGGCAGCGTGGGCGCGTCCAGCAGCAGCTCCGGCAGGCGCGAGCCGGTGGCCGCGGCGGCCGGGCCGCCGAGGAACCGGCGCAGCGCGGCCAGCAGGACCCGCTCGTCCACCAGGCCCTGCGCGCCGAACGCGCCGACCAGGCCGAGCAGGTGGTTGACGCCGAGGTAGTAGCCGAAGCGCTCGTCGGCGACCCGGTCGGGGACGAAGGTGTCGCTGAGCGCGCCCAGGCCGGGCAGCCGGGAGCGCAGCGCCTCGGTGTGCGACGCGCGGAAGTAGTAGCCCTGGTTGTCGCGGTAGCGCCCGCCGACGGGCCAGCCCTGGGCGTCCAGCAGCACCAGGCTGTTCTGCTGGTGCGCTTCGAGGGCGATCCCGGCCCGGCCGTCGAGCCAGAGCAGCGGCAGGACCACGGCGTCGAGGTAGCGCAGGAACCACTCGGCGCAGACGGTGGCCGCCGGGCGGCCGGTGCGGTCGGCGAGCGCCTGGACCAGGCCGCCCAGGCGGGAGCGGGTGGGCGTGCCGGAGACCAGCCCGGCGACGCAGTGCACGCGCTCCCGGGGGCCGAAGGGGTTCTGCCGGACGACGGTGTCCAGGCCGGGCACCGGCCCGGCGGCCAGGCCGGCGGCGGGCAGGCCGGAGGCAGCGGGCCCGGTGCCGGGCAGGTCCGCGCCGATCCAGGCCGGGTCGCGGACGATGTCGAACGCCGGGTGCGCCGCGTGCCACTCCCGGCCGAGGCCGGACTCCAGCAGCCGGTGCACCTCCAGCCCCCGGTGCAGCTCCTTGCGCAGGTTCTCCCGGCGGGAGTTGGTGATGGCCAGGCCCAGCGACAGCTTCAGCATCCAGGGCGAGTCGGGCCGGTAGACCGTGCGCACCGAGGAGGTCGGGTACCACAGCGGGCCGTGCGGGCCGAGGTCATGCAGCTGCCCGGCGTCCAGTAGCGCTCGGACGTCGGGCCGGTGCGCCAGCTCGCGGGCCTGCCAGGGGTGCAGCGGCAGGGCGACGGTGCCCGGCGGCAGTTCCGGGGCGAGCGCGGCGGTGACGGCGGCGGCGTCCTGCGGCAGGGCGGAGTCCCCGGCGGCGAGTTCGGCCGCCACGGCGAACCAGTGCAGCGGGTGCGCGCCGCGCAGCTCGGGCGAGTAGGCGGCGGTCTCGGCCTCGCCGAGGCCCTCCCGGCTCTTGGGCGCGGGGTGCAGCGGATGGCCGAGCAGCAGGTCCTGCTCGGACGCCAGGAAGGGCGTGGTGCCGGGCGCGGGCAGCGGCGCGTCCCGGCGGTCGGCGATGAAGCGGGCGGTGCGGCGCACCGAGTCGGCGACCCGCCCGGCGAGTTCGGCGGTGTGGCGGGGGGAGCCGGCGTCGGTGCCCCGGCCTCGGGCGAGCAGGGCTGCGACGGTGACCGCGTCCACCGGGTGGCCCGGGCCGGGGCCGGAGTCGGGCCGCAGCCGGGCCCGGCCGAAGCGGTGCCAGCCGCTGGGCGACCAGTGCCGGACGGGCACGGTGAGCCGCAGGCCGTCGCCGAGGGCGAGGGTGAGCAGGCCGCCGGGCGGCTCGCCGAGGCCGGTCTCGCGGACCCAGCAGCGCAGCAGGTTCTCGGTTCCGGCGCAGTCGGCGGCGACGGCCGGGTCCGGGTGCAGCAGCGGGTCCTCGGAGTCGCCCGCGTCCCGGGCCTGGGCGGGGAGTCCGCTGGCGGCGGCAGTGCTCACTTAGGAGTGCTCCTCTTGTGCTCCGGCCGCGAGGACGAGCGCCAGCAGGCGGTCCACGTCGGCTTCGGTGGTGTGCGGGTTGAGCAGGGTGAGCTTGAGCCGGACGCTGCCGTCGGCCAGCTCGGTGCGGCCGACGACGGCCTGACCGGCGGCGAGCAGGCGGCGGCGCAGCCCGGCGTTGACGGCGTCCGCCGGGGCGTCCGGGGTCTGCGGCAGGTACCGGAACAGCACGCTGGTGAGGACGGGTTCGGCGGTGAGCTCCAGCCGGGGCTCGGCGGCGATCCCGGCGGCGGCGTGGCGGGCCAGGTCGTGGCAGCGGTCGACCAGCGCGCCCAGGCCCGCGCGGCCCAGGGCGCGCAGGGTGACCGCGACCTTGAAGGCGTCCGGACGGCGGGTGGTGCGCAGCGAGCGGCCGAGCAGCGAGGTGTATCCGGCCTCCTCGTCGTCGGCCGGGTTGAGGTAGGCGGCGCGCTGCCCGAGCGGGGCCAGCAGCGCGGGATCGCGCACCAGCAGGGCTCCGGCGGCGACCGGCTGCCAGCCGAGCTTGTGCAGGTCCAGGCCGATGGTGTCGGCCAGCTCCAGCCCGTCCAGCAGCGGCGCCAGGCGGCGGGAGAACAGCGCGCCCGCGCCGTAGGCGGCGTCCACGTGCAGCCGGGTGCCGTGTCTGCGGGCGACGGCGGCGACCGCGCGCAGCGGGTCGACGGCGCCCCGGTCGGTGGTGCCCGCGGTGGCGACGACGGCGAGCGGCGGGCGGCCCTCGGCGCGGGCGTCGGCCAGGCCCCAGTCCAGGACGCGCGGGTCCATGCGGCCGTCGGGGGCGGTGTCGACCGGGACGACGGCGTCCGGGCCCAGCCCGAGCACGGCGGCGGCGCGGCCCACCGAGAAGTGGGCGTCGGCCGAGCAGTGGACGCTGAACCGGCCGCCGCGCTGCTGCTCGCGCGAGACCGCGTCCCGGGCCAGCAGCAGCGCGGTCAGGTTGGACTCGGAGCCGCCGGTGGTGAAGACGCCGGTACCGGAGGCGGGGAAGCCGACCAGCTCGACCAGGGTGCGCAGGACGGCCAGTTCGACCGAGGTGGCGCCGGGGGCCTGGTCCCAGGAGTCCAGCGAGGGGTTGACGGCGGCCACGGCCAGGTCGGCGGCGACGGCGACGGCCAGCGGCGGCGCGTGCAGGTGGGCGGCGCAGGCGGGGTCGGCCGGGTCGGCGGCGGTGGCGGCCAGGGCCTCGGTGAGCAGCCGCAGGGCGTCCGGATCGCCGTGGTCGGGCAGCAGCGCGCCGGACGTGAGCAGCCCGGCGAGACCGGCGGCGACGGCGTCCGGGCCGCCTGCGGGCAGCGGGCCGCCGCGCCGGGCCGCTCCGGCGCCCAGGGCGTCCAGCACGGTGGCGACCAGCGGTGCGAGTGCCTGCGGGCCGTCGGCGCCGCCGGCCAGCGGTGGCAGCGGCGCGGGCGGTTCCTGGTCCGGGGTGCGGGCGGTCATCGGTTCTCCCCCTGGGGTGGGACGCCGCCGGGTGCGGCGCAGGCGGCGGCGACGGCGTCGGCCAGCCGGTCCAGGACGGCGGCGGCCTGCTCGTCGGTCATGGTGAGCGGCGGCAGCAGCCGCACCACACTGCTGTGCCGGCCGCCCAGCTCCACGATCAGGCCCCGGCGCAGCGCCTGGGCCCGGACCTCGGCGGCGAGCCGGGGTGCAGCCGGGCGGGTGCCGCGCGGGTCGGGCTCGGCCTCGGGATCGACCAGTTCGACGCCGAGCATCAGGCCGCGCCCCCGGACGTCGCCGATGGCGGGCTGCTCCCCGGCCAGGGCGCGCAGCCGGTCGAGCAGGCGCCGGCCGAGCTCGGCGGCGCGGGCGGCCAGGCCCTCGGTGCGGATGTGCCGCAGGGTGGCCGCACCGGCGGCCATGGCCAGCTGGTTGCCCCGGAAGGTCCCGGCGTGCGCGCCGGGGGCCCAGACGTCCAGCTCGCCCCGGTAGACGATGGCGGCCAACGGCAGGCTGCCGCCGATGGCCTTGGAGACCACCATGACGTCCGGGATGATCCCGGAGTGCTGGACGGCCCAGAACATCCCGGTCCGGCCGACGCCCGTCTGCACCTCGTCCACGATCAGCGGGATGTCCCGGGCGGCGGTGATCCGGCGCAGCTCGCGCAGCCAGTCGTCGGGCGCGGGGACGACCCCGCCCTCGCCCTGGACCGCCTCGACGATCATGGCGGCGGGCGGTTCGATGCCGGCCTTGGGGTCGTCCAGCAGGGTGGTGGTCCAGTGCGCGGAGAGCCGGGCGGCCTCGGGGCCGCCGACCCCGAACGGGCAGCGGTAGTCGTAGGGGAAGGGCAGCCGCACCGGCTGCTGAACCGTTCCACCGAGCCCGGCCCGGACCGCCGTGTCGCTGCCGGCCGCCAGCGCGCCGGCCGTCATGCCGTGGTAGGCGCCGGTGAAGGCCAGCAGGCCGCTGCGGCCGGTGGCGGTGCGCACCAGCTTCAGCGCGGCCTCGACCGCGTCGGTCCCGGCCGGGCTGCAGAACTGGATCCGGGCGCCGTCGGCGAAGCGCGGCGGCAGGCTTTCGAACAGCTCGGTGGTGAAGGCGTCCTTGACCGGGGTGGCCAGGTCCAGCACGTGCAGCGGCGCACCGGAGTCCAGCACCCGGCGGAGCGCGGCCAGCACCACCGGGTGGTTGTGGCCGAGGGCGAGGGTGCCGGCGCCGGAGAGGCAGTCCAGGTACTGGCGGCCGTCCGCGCCCTCGACGGTCATGCCCTGGGCGCGCACCGGGACGACGGGCAGCGAGCGCGCGTACGTCCGGGCGGCGGACTCGCGGGCGGCCTGGCGGGCCAGGACGGCCTCGGCGACGGTCTCGCCGGGCGCGGCACTGGGGGCGTTCTCGGCGGGCGGCGGTACGACGGGCAGGTGCACGGGCTCGCATCTCCTCACGACAGAGGGGGCAGCCTCACGGGTGAGGACCCCTCCAGGTCCCCGGGCCATGCACTCCTTTGGAATGACGCCCACTTGGTCAAACGACCCAGGGCCGCGTTGATCACGCATCAACCGGGGAGCACACATAGTTCACACAAAACGGCCGCCGACCGCCCCTCCGGGCGGGAGGGGCGGTCGGCGGCCGTCTGCGACAGCGCTCACGGGTGTCAGCCGGTGTGGGCCGCCACCGCGAAGCGCTCCAGCTCGGCGGCGAGATCCGGCAGGACCCGCGCGGTGAGCTGGGTGCCGTCGTTGGTGTGCTCCTCGGAGAGCACCTCGCCCTCCTGGTGGACCCGGGAGACCAGGTCGCCGCGGGTGTACGGGACCAGCGCGACCAGCTCCACCGAGGGCCGGGGCAGCTGGTCCTCCAGCAGCCGCAGCAGCTCGTCCATGCCCTGCCCGGTGCGGGCGGAGACCACGATGGCGTGCGGCTCGCGGCGGAGCAGCCGCTGCAGCACGTCGGGATCGGCCGCGTCCGCCTTGTTGATCACCACGATCTCCGGGACCTGCTGGGCGTCGACCTCCACGATGACCTGCCGTACGGCGGCCAGCTGGGACTCCGGCTCGGGGTGCGAGCCGTCGACCACGTGCAGGATCAGGTCGGCGTCGGCGACCTCCTCCATGGTGGAGCGGAACGCCTCGACCAGGTGGTGCGGCAGGTGCCGGACGAAGCCGACGGTGTCGGCCAGGGTGTAGACCCGACCGCCCGGGGTCTCCGCGCGGCGGACCGTCGGATCCAGAGTGGCGAACAGCGCGTTCTCGACCAGTACCCCGGCCCCGGTGAGCCGGTTGAGCAGCGAGGACTTGCCCGCGTTGGTGTACCCGGCGATGGCCACCGAGGGCACCTGGTGGCGGCGCCGCTCCTGCCGCTTGGTGTCGCGGCCCTTCTTCATGTCGGCGATCTCCCGGCGGAGCTTCGCCATCTTCTCGCGGATCCGCCGCCGGTCGGTCTCGATCTTGGTCTCACCGGGACCGCGGGTGGCCATGCCACCGCCGCCGCCGGCCGAGGAGCCGCCGCCACCACCCATCTGCCGGGAGAGCGACGCACCCCAGCCGCGCAGCCGGGGCAACATGTACTGCATCTGGGCGAGCGAGACCTGCGCCTTGCCCTCCCGGGACTTGGCGTGCTGGGCGAAGATGTCCAGGATCAGCGCCGTCCGGTCGACGACCTTGACCTTGACCACGTCCTCCAGGTGGATCAGCTGGCCGGGGCTCAGCTCACCGTCGCAGACCACCGTGTCCGCGCCGGTCTCCAGGACGATGTCGCGCAGCTCCCGGGCCTTGCCGGAGCCGATGTAGGTGGCCGGGTCGGGCCGGTCGCGGCGCTGGATCACGCCGTCCAGCACCTGCGATCCGGCGGTCTCGGCGAGGGCGGCCAGCTCCGCCAGGGAGTTCGCCGCCTCCTCGGCCGTGCCGTCGGTCCAGACGCCGACGAGGACGACGCGCTCCAGTCGGAGCTGCCGGTACTCGACCTCGGTGACGTCCTGCAGTTCGGTGGACAGCCCGGTGACGCGGCGCAGGGCGGCACGGTCGGTCCGGTCGTACTGGTCACCGTCGTAGTCGTTGTCGCGGTAACCGCCGCCCATGCCCAGCCCGAGTCCTCCCGCGAGGTCCTCGTCCATCAGTGCCTCAGCCCGACGGGGCTCGGCGGTGTCGCGGGGTTCGAACGTGGAGGTCATTGTGTCCTTAGGGTCGGCGATCCGCTCGGATGCGGGCTTGCAGGGGAAAACGCCGCGGGCTCACCGCTCATTCCCGTCGTTCCCGCTGACGATGGTCGCATGCCCGCTCCGGCGGGGTCATCCCCATTTTCCGGCCCGTCCGAACCCTGCGGCCCGGCCCGGTAGACGTCGTACACCCCGGCCACCCGCAGCATGGCCCGCATCAGCTCGGGCAGCGCCCCGGCGTCGGGCAGCTCCACGGTGTAGGTGTGCCGGACCCGCAGCTCCTGCGGGGGCTCGACGGAGGCGGAGACGATGTCCACTCCGGTGGCGGACATGGCCGCGGTCAGGTCGGCCAGCAGCCGGGGGCGGCCCAGGGCGTCGGCCTGGACCGTGACCCGGTAGCCGCTGGGGGCGGCGTCCCGGGCCCAGGCGACCTGGACCGGGGTGCGGCCGCCGACGGCCATGCCGATGCCGGTGCGGCAGTCCCG
Proteins encoded in this window:
- a CDS encoding pyridoxal-dependent decarboxylase; translated protein: MTARTPDQEPPAPLPPLAGGADGPQALAPLVATVLDALGAGAARRGGPLPAGGPDAVAAGLAGLLTSGALLPDHGDPDALRLLTEALAATAADPADPACAAHLHAPPLAVAVAADLAVAAVNPSLDSWDQAPGATSVELAVLRTLVELVGFPASGTGVFTTGGSESNLTALLLARDAVSREQQRGGRFSVHCSADAHFSVGRAAAVLGLGPDAVVPVDTAPDGRMDPRVLDWGLADARAEGRPPLAVVATAGTTDRGAVDPLRAVAAVARRHGTRLHVDAAYGAGALFSRRLAPLLDGLELADTIGLDLHKLGWQPVAAGALLVRDPALLAPLGQRAAYLNPADDEEAGYTSLLGRSLRTTRRPDAFKVAVTLRALGRAGLGALVDRCHDLARHAAAGIAAEPRLELTAEPVLTSVLFRYLPQTPDAPADAVNAGLRRRLLAAGQAVVGRTELADGSVRLKLTLLNPHTTEADVDRLLALVLAAGAQEEHS
- the hflX gene encoding GTPase HflX — protein: MTSTFEPRDTAEPRRAEALMDEDLAGGLGLGMGGGYRDNDYDGDQYDRTDRAALRRVTGLSTELQDVTEVEYRQLRLERVVLVGVWTDGTAEEAANSLAELAALAETAGSQVLDGVIQRRDRPDPATYIGSGKARELRDIVLETGADTVVCDGELSPGQLIHLEDVVKVKVVDRTALILDIFAQHAKSREGKAQVSLAQMQYMLPRLRGWGASLSRQMGGGGGSSAGGGGGMATRGPGETKIETDRRRIREKMAKLRREIADMKKGRDTKRQERRRHQVPSVAIAGYTNAGKSSLLNRLTGAGVLVENALFATLDPTVRRAETPGGRVYTLADTVGFVRHLPHHLVEAFRSTMEEVADADLILHVVDGSHPEPESQLAAVRQVIVEVDAQQVPEIVVINKADAADPDVLQRLLRREPHAIVVSARTGQGMDELLRLLEDQLPRPSVELVALVPYTRGDLVSRVHQEGEVLSEEHTNDGTQLTARVLPDLAAELERFAVAAHTG
- a CDS encoding IucA/IucC family siderophore biosynthesis protein yields the protein MSTAAASGLPAQARDAGDSEDPLLHPDPAVAADCAGTENLLRCWVRETGLGEPPGGLLTLALGDGLRLTVPVRHWSPSGWHRFGRARLRPDSGPGPGHPVDAVTVAALLARGRGTDAGSPRHTAELAGRVADSVRRTARFIADRRDAPLPAPGTTPFLASEQDLLLGHPLHPAPKSREGLGEAETAAYSPELRGAHPLHWFAVAAELAAGDSALPQDAAAVTAALAPELPPGTVALPLHPWQARELAHRPDVRALLDAGQLHDLGPHGPLWYPTSSVRTVYRPDSPWMLKLSLGLAITNSRRENLRKELHRGLEVHRLLESGLGREWHAAHPAFDIVRDPAWIGADLPGTGPAASGLPAAGLAAGPVPGLDTVVRQNPFGPRERVHCVAGLVSGTPTRSRLGGLVQALADRTGRPAATVCAEWFLRYLDAVVLPLLWLDGRAGIALEAHQQNSLVLLDAQGWPVGGRYRDNQGYYFRASHTEALRSRLPGLGALSDTFVPDRVADERFGYYLGVNHLLGLVGAFGAQGLVDERVLLAALRRFLGGPAAAATGSRLPELLLDAPTLPCKANLLTRLRGLDELVGPVETQSVYVALANPLAPGASAAGARSADRHPRQAAGATP
- a CDS encoding diaminobutyrate--2-oxoglutarate transaminase family protein; translation: MPVVPPPAENAPSAAPGETVAEAVLARQAARESAARTYARSLPVVPVRAQGMTVEGADGRQYLDCLSGAGTLALGHNHPVVLAALRRVLDSGAPLHVLDLATPVKDAFTTELFESLPPRFADGARIQFCSPAGTDAVEAALKLVRTATGRSGLLAFTGAYHGMTAGALAAGSDTAVRAGLGGTVQQPVRLPFPYDYRCPFGVGGPEAARLSAHWTTTLLDDPKAGIEPPAAMIVEAVQGEGGVVPAPDDWLRELRRITAARDIPLIVDEVQTGVGRTGMFWAVQHSGIIPDVMVVSKAIGGSLPLAAIVYRGELDVWAPGAHAGTFRGNQLAMAAGAATLRHIRTEGLAARAAELGRRLLDRLRALAGEQPAIGDVRGRGLMLGVELVDPEAEPDPRGTRPAAPRLAAEVRAQALRRGLIVELGGRHSSVVRLLPPLTMTDEQAAAVLDRLADAVAAACAAPGGVPPQGENR